A window of the Equus przewalskii isolate Varuska chromosome 10, EquPr2, whole genome shotgun sequence genome harbors these coding sequences:
- the TSPOAP1 gene encoding peripheral-type benzodiazepine receptor-associated protein 1 isoform X1: MEQLTSLPRPGDPGAMEPWALPAWQSWTPGQGSEPGGAAPSIADTPAALQLGELGLKESSEPEGARSPRLVGGIDPEGTETELPSLGQQAASSVPSCPMLEDEEAEVFPEGKLNMGFGDGPNLELLRALGELQQRCAILKEENQMLRKSSFPETEEKVRRLKRKNAELAVIAKRLEERARKLQETNLRVVSAPVPRPGASLELCRKALARQRAQDLSETASVLLAKDKQIAALQRECRELQARLTLVGKEGPQWLHVRDFDRLLRESQREVLRLQRQIALRNQQEPPPPPRPPGPAAPARAGAPAPGAPGEATLQEDVESPPVVLGEPEKQQRVQQLESELSKKRKKCESLEQEARKKQRRCEELELQLREAQNENARLVEENSRLSGRATEKEQVEWENAELRGQLLGVTQERDSALRKSQGLQSKLESLEQVLKHMREVAQRRQQLEVEYEQARLSLQEKQQEVQRLQQAQAEAKREHEGAVQLLESTLDSMQVRVRELEEQCRSQTERFSLLAQELQAFRLHPGPLDLLTSALGCSTLGDRPPPPCCCSTPQPCRGSGPKGNLAVEGLAPYPRGSTLSPWSLFRPQTAGPHAFFSLDLDLPPGSPGRCSPKSSEPASATLAGVPRRTAKKAESLSNSSRSESIHNSPKSCPTPEVDTASEVEELEADSVSLLPAAPEGSRGGARIQVFLARYSYNPFEGPNENPEAELPLTAGEYIYIYGNMDEDGFFEGELMDGRRGLVPSNFVERVSDDDLLTSLPPELADLSHSSGPELSFLSGGGGGSSSGGQSSGGRSQPRAEEEAAGDELSLSPLPEGLGEPPAVPYPRHLAILKQLAHSVVLAWEPPPEQVELHGYHICVNGELRQALGPGVPPKAVLEDLDLRAGALRVSVQSLTSRGSSDPLRCCLVVGAQARVVPTQLRVHRLTATSAEITWVPSNSNLAHAIYLNGEECPPACPSTYWATFCHLRPGTLYQARVEAQLPPQGSWEPGWERPEQRAATLQFTTLPAGPPDAPLDVQIEPGPSPGILIISWLPVTIDAAGTSNGVRVTGYAVYADGQKIMEVASPTAGSVLVELSQLQLLQVCSEVAVRTMSPHGESADSIPAPVAPALAVACLPARVFCPSPRPGSEARPPLAPASPGPGDPSSPLRCPDPHGTREPPGGPPASPPRETPKGSQEELPAPCSQEEVGAAVLGASEDRRASGPTVRETVPGPAASSLAKEEAEWTAGEACPAPCSTQEALAQRVPSAEACCGGDTASGLRPRAEREDTAELGVRLVNSLVDHGRNSDLSDIQEEEEEEEEDEELGSRTCSFQKQVAGSCIRENGAKPQPDPIWETDSDEEVLEQILELPLQQFCSKKLFSIPEEEEEEDEEDEEDKERPGAGCSSRDPGLPEPAVLGLGCDSSLPRGPGPCPLSPEPSRAGDRLEDMPGLVGGNSWKRGNGSPEKPPNRRRSPDPREHCSRLLSNCGPQASGRPGPTRERGAPVVGEGAKGGPEAGGRGRPAPSRRCPRGLAPESGLASCLSPKCLEISIEYDSEDEQEAGGGGVSITSSCYLGDGEAWGTAPIGRPRGPLKANSGLNPYPRLLAWEKGEPERRGRSATGRAKEQPSRAAESGEPRGQRGPPRKGGRAPRPTELAPPRSPPEVLAYQDLPVRVFVALFDYDPVSMSPNPDAGEEELPFREGQILKVFGDKDADGFYRGEGGGRTGYIPCNMVAEVAVDSLVGRQQLFQRGYLSPDVLTEGSGHCPFVYSTARTAGPPPKPRRSKKTESEGPAQPSAGFPQPVSSASLKAPRSMVAAFDYNPQESSPNMDVEAELPFRAGDVITVFGGMDDDGFYYGELNGQRGLVPSNFLEGPGPEAGSSDREPGTPQAESQDRASSTQGPPEPPGWPCAPGSGSFPRIGLGGPQGTREKVRGLLSKGKQLFRKLGSGKKE, translated from the exons ATGGAGCAACTGACATCCCTCCCACGGCCGGGGGACCCTGGAGCCATGGAGCCATGGGCACTGCCCGCCTGGCAGAGCTGGACTCCAGGCCAGGGGAGCGAACCTGGAGGCGCAGCCCCAAGCATTGCTGATACTCCAGCAGCTCTGCAGCTTGGAGAACTGGGGCTTAAGGAGAGCTCTGAGCCCGAGGGAGCCAGGAGCCCCCGACTTGTGGGGGGCATTGACCCTGAAGGAACAGAAACTGAGCTGCCCAGCCTGGGGCAGCAAGCAGCAAGCTCCGTACCCAGCTGCCCGATGCTGGAGGATGAGGAGGCGGAGGTTTTTCCTGAG GGCAAGCTGAACATGGGCTTCGGGGACGGACCCAATCTGGAGCTGCTGAGGGCCCTGGGGGAGCTGCAGCAGCGCTGTGCCATCCTTAAGGAGGaaaaccaaatgctg AGGAAGAGCAGCTTCCCTGAGACGGAGGAGAAGGTGCGGAGGCTGAAGCGGAAGAACGCGGAGCTGGCGGTCATTGCCAAGCGCCTGGAGGAGAGGGCCCGGAAACTGCAGGAGACTAACCTTAGGGTG GTGAGTGCCCCCGTGCCccgtccaggggccagcctggagtTGTGCCGGAAGGCCCTGGCCCGCCAACGAGCCCAGGACCTCAGTGAGACAGCCAGCGTCCTGCTGGCCAAGGACAAGCAGATTGCTGCCTTGCAGCGAGAGTGCAGGGAGCTGCAGGCCAGGCTCACCCTGGTCGGCAAG GAGGGCCCCCAGTGGCTCCACGTGCGGGACTTCGACCGGCTGCTGCGCGAGTCCCAGCGGGAGGTGCTGCGGCTGCAGAGGCAGATCGCTCTGCGCAACCAGCAGGAGCCGCCCCCACCGCCCCGGCCCCCGGGCCCTGCTGCCCCGGCCAGAGCAGGGGCGCCCGCCCCCGGGGCCCCGGGAGAG GCCACACTCCAGGAAGATGTGGAAAGCCCACCCGTGGTCCTAGGGGAGCCAGAGAAACAGCAGAGGGTGCAGCAGCTG GAGTCAGAACTCAGCAAGAAGCGGAAGAAATGCGAAAGCCTGGAGCAGGAAGCCCGGAAAAAGCAGAGGCGATGTGAGGAGCTG GAACTGCAGCTGAGAGAAGCCCAGAATGAGAATGCCCGCCTGGTGGAGGAGAACTCTCGGCTCAGTGGGAGAGCCACAGAGAAGGAGCAG GTGGAGTGGGAGAATGCGGAGCTGAGGGGCCAGCTCCTGGGGGTGACACAAGAGAGGGACTCAGCCCTTCGCAAGAGCCAGGGTCTGCAGAGCAAGCTGGAGAGCCTGGAGCAGGTGCTGAAG CACATGCGGGAGGTGGCccagcggcggcagcagctggAGGTCGAGTATGAGCAGGCTCGGCTCAGCctgcaggagaagcagcaggaggtcCAGAGGCTGCAGCAG GCCCAGGCGGAAGCTAAGAGGGAACATGAAGGCGCCGTGCAGCTGCTGGAG tcCACCCTGGATTCCATGCAG GTCCGGGTTCGAGAGCTCGAGGAGCAGTGCCGCAGCCAAACTGAGCGCTTCAGCCTCCTGGCGCAGGAGCTCCAGGCCTTCCGCCTGCACCCTGGCCCCTTGGATCTGCTCACCTCTGCCCTGGGCTGCAGTACCCTTGGGGACCGTCCACCACCCCCCTGCTGCTGCTCTaccccccagccctgcagggggTCTGGCCCCAAAG GAAACCTGGCTGTGGAGGGCCTGGCTCCCTATCCAAGAGGCTCCACCCTCAGTCCCTGGTCCCTCTTCAGGCCACAGACCGCAGGCCCACATGCCTTCTTCTCTTTAGACCTTGACCTCCCACCGGGCTCCCCAGGGCGCTGCAGCCCAAAGTCTTCCGAGCCTGCCTCTGCCACGCTTGCTGGGGTCCCTCGAAGGACCGCCAAGAAGGCAGAGTCTCTCTCCAACTCCTCTCGCTCTGAGTCCATCCACAACAGCCCCAAGTCTTGCCCTACGCCTGAG GTGGACACAGCCAGTgaggtggaggagctggaggcagaCAGTGTGTCCCTGCTCCCAGCAGCGCCGGAGGGCAGCCGGGGAGGAGCCAGGATCCAGGTCTTCCTAGCGCGCTACAG CTACAACCCCTTCGAGGGCCCCAACGAGAATCCAGAGGCAGAGCTGCCGCTTACTGCTGGCGAATATATCTACATCTATGGCAACATGGATGAGGATGGCTTTTTTGAAG ggGAGCTTATGGATGGCCGAAGGGGCCTGGTCCCTTCCAATTTTGTAGAGCGTGTGTCCGACGACGACCTCCTGACCTCCCTCCCTCCGGAGCTGGCCGATTTATCCCACAGTTCAGGCCCTGAACTCAGTTTCCTGAGCGGAGGTGGGGGTGGCAGCAGTAGTGGGGGCCAGAGCAGCGGGGGACGCAGCCAgcccagagcagaggaggaggctgcaggggaCGAGCTTAGTCTGAGCCCCTTGCCTGAGGGTCTGGGTGAGCCTCCTGCTGTGCCTTACCCCCGCCATCTGGCAATCCTCAAGCAGCTGGCCCACAGTGTGGTGCTGGCCTGGGAGCCACCTCCTGAGCAAGTGGAGCTACACGGCTACCATATCTGCGTGAATGGGGAGCTGCGtcaggccctggggcctggggtgcCCCCCAAGGCTGTGCTTGAGGACCTGGACCTGCGGGCCGGGGCCCTCCGTGTTTCTGTACAGTCCCTGACCAGTCGGGGCAGCTCCGACCCTCTGCGCTGCTGCTTGGTGGTGGGTGCCCAGGCCCGAGTGGTACCTACTCAGCTGCGGGTCCATCGACTGACAGCCACATCTGCTGAGATTACCTGGGTTCCCAGCAATAGCAACTTGGCCCATGCCATCTACCTCAATGGGGAAGAGTGcccccctgcctgccccagcacCTACTGGGCCACTTTCTGCCACCTGCGGCCTGGTACACTCTATCAGGCACGAGTGGAAGCTCAGCTCCCACCTCAAGGATCCTGGGAACCAGGCTGGGAGCGGCCGGAGCAGCGGGCTGCCACACTGCAGTTCACCACACTGCCCGCAG GCCCACCTGATGCCCCCCTGGATGTGCAGATTGAGCCGGGGCCCTCACCTGGAATCTTGATCATCAGCTGGCTCCCAGTAACAATTGATGCTGCTGGCACCTCCAATGGCGTCCGTGTCACAGGCTATGCCGTTTATGCTGATGGGCAGAAG ATCATGGAGGTGGCCTCGCCCACAGCAGGCAGTGTGCTGGTGGAGTTGTCCCAGCTTCAGCTGCTGCAGGTGTGCAGTGAGGTGGCTGTACGTACCATGTCACCCCATGGCGAGTCAGCCGACTCCATTCCAGCTCCTGTcgccccagccctggctgtggCCTGCCTGCCAGCCAGGGTCTTCTGCCCCTCACCACGACCAGGCTCGGAGGCCAGACCACCCCTTGCTCCAGCTTCTCCAGGGCCTGGAGACCCCAGCTCTCCCCTCCGGTGCCCTGACCCCCATGGAACTCGAGAGCCCCCTGGGGGCCCCCCAGCAAGCCCTCCCAGAGAGACACCAAAAGGATCCCAAGAGGAGCTCCCAGCACCTTGCTCCCAG GAGGAGGTTGGGGCAGCTGTGCTGGGTGCCTCAGAGGACAGGAGGGCCAGTGGGCCAACCGTGAGGGAGACCGTTCCTGGCCCTGCAGCGTCCTCACTCGCCAAGGAGGAGGCCGAGTGGACTGCAGGAGAGGCCTGCCCAGCACCCTGCTCTACGCAGGAAGCCCTGGCCCAGAGGGTGCCCAGTGCTGAGGCCTGCTGCGGAGGAGACACAGCGTCTGGGCTGAGGCCCAGGGCTGAG AGGGAGGACACGGCGGAGCTCGGGGTCCGTCTGGTGAACTCCCTTGTGGACCATGGCCGCAACTCAGATCTATCAGACAtccaagaggaggaggaagaggaggaagaggatgaggagcTGGGTTCCAGGACTTGCTCTTTCCAGAAGCAGGTTGCTGGCAGCTGCATTAGGGAGAATGGGGCCAAG ccccagcccgacCCCATCTGGGAGACTGACAGCGACGAGGAGGTCTTGGAGCAGATCCTGGAGCTGCCCCTCCAGCAGTTCTGCAGCAAGAAGCTCTTTAGCatccctgaggaggaggaggaagaggatgaggaggatgaggaggacaaagagaggccaggggctggctgTTCTTCCCGAGACCCTGGCCTTCCTGAGCCTGCAGTGCTGGGGCTGGGCTGTGACAGCAGTCTGCCCCGAGGACCTGGCCCGTGTCCGTTGTCTCCTGAGCCCTCCAGGGCTGGGGACCGCCTGGAGGACATGCCCGGACTAGTTGGTGGAAACAGCTGGAAGAGAGGAAATGGCTCCCCCGAGAAGCCCCCAAACCGCAGGCGGTCCCCAGATCCCCGTGAACACTGCAGCCGACTTCTCAGCAACTGCGGGCCCCAGGCCTCTGGACGACCAGGCCCCACACGGGAGAGGGGGGCCCCCGTTGTGGGCGAGGGTGCCAAGGGTGGACCAGAGGCTGGTGGGAGAGGGCGGCCGGCCCCTTCCCGGAGGTGCCCCCGGGGCCTGGCCCCAGAATCTGGCCTGGCCAGCTGCCTTTCTCCCAAATGCTTGGAAATCAGCATCGAATATGATTCTGAGGATGAACAGgaggcgggcggcgggggcgTCAGCATCACCAGCTCCTGCTACCTCGGAGATGGGGAAGCCTGGGGCACAGCACCTATAGGAAGGCCCAGGGGGCCTCTGAAGGCCAATTCAGGCCTCAACCCCTACCCACGCCTCCTGGCCTGGGAGAAAGGGGAGCCAGAACGGAGAGGCCGCAGTGCGACTGGCAGAGCCAAGGAGCAACCCTCCCGG GCAGCAGAGTCGGGGgagcccagagggcagaggggcccCCCACGGAAAGGGGGCCGGGCCCCCAGGCCCACCGAGCTGG CCCCTCCGAGGAGTCCCCCAGAAGTGCTGGCTTACCAGGACCTACCTGTCAGGGTCTTTGTGGCCCTGTTTGACTATGACCCTGTGTCAATGTCACCCAACCCTGATGCTGGGGAAGAGGAGCTCCCCTTCCGGGAGGGCCAGATCCTGAAG GTGTTTGGGGACAAGGATGCCGATGGCTTCTACCGGGGTGAAGGTGGGGGCCGGACAGGCTACATCCCCTGCAACATGGTGGCTGAGGTAGCTGTGGACAGTCTTGTGGGGAGACAACAGTTGTTCCAGCGGGGTTATTTGTCCCCAGATGTTCTCACTGAGGGCTCAG GGCATTGTCCCTTTGTGTACTCCACAGCCCGCACAGCTGGGCCTCCTCCCAAGCCCCGCCGCTCCAAGAAAA CTGAGTCAGaaggccctgcccagcccagtgcAG GCTTCCCCCAGCCGGTCTCCTCTGCCAGCCTGAAAGCTCCCCGCTCCATGGTGGCTGCATTTGACTACAATCCCCAGGAGAGCTCCCCCAACATGGATGTGGAG GCAGAGCTACCCTTCCGGGCAGGGGACGTCATTACTGTGTTCGGGGGCATGGACGATGATGGTTTCTACTAT GGCGAGCTGAATGGACAGAGGGGCCTGGTTCCATCCAACTTCCTGGAGGGCCCTGGGCCTGAGGCGGGCAGCTCAGACAGGGAGCCTGGGACACCCCAGGCTGAGAGTCAG